A window from Triplophysa dalaica isolate WHDGS20190420 chromosome 3, ASM1584641v1, whole genome shotgun sequence encodes these proteins:
- the LOC130417910 gene encoding gastrula zinc finger protein XlCGF49.1-like, protein MEVEEETWGLCELEEKCLYRKPPNSITRKKSLVSSQTEKDFSRKRSRRNEQRPKAVPCPHCEKSSTCKADLERHIRSHTGEKPFTCPQCERSFACKADLKRHIRIHTGEKPFTCPQCAKSYMWAQTLKDHLRTHNRVRSYNCHQCDKTFVLLSSLKRHENAHAMEKSYLCTLCGWAFIRLHHLKKHQQIHTGERSHMCLECGMTLANSKSFRQHQIVHTRKTLASGQTAAKGSLAPELREDTSEYTLP, encoded by the coding sequence ATGGAAGTGGAAGAGGAAACTTGGGGACTCTGTGAGCTTGAGGAGAAATGTCTGTATCGGAAACCTCCTAATTCCATCACGAGAAAGAAATCTTTGGTTTCTTCACAGACCGAAAAGGATTTCTCACGGAAAAGAAGTCGGAGAAACGAACAACGTCCCAAAGCTGTCCCTTGCCCTCACTGTGAAAAGAGCTCGACATGTAAAGCCGACCTAGAGAGACATATAAGGAGTCACACTGGAGAGAAGCCTTTCACGTGTCCTCAGTGTGAACGGAGTTTCGCGTGTAAAGCAGACTTAAAGAGGCACATAAGAAtccacaccggagagaaacctttCACATGTCCCCAGTGTGCAAAGAGCTACATGTGGGCACAAACTCTGAAAGATCATCTGCGCACTCACAACAGGGTGAGATCATACAACTGCCATCAATGTGACAAAACCTTTGTTTTACTATCCTCCCTGAAAAGACACGAGAACGCTCATGCCATGGAGAAGTCATACTTGTGTACGCTCTGCGGATGGGCTTTCATTCGACTGCATCATCTGAAGAAGCACCAGCAGATTCACACGGGTGAGAGGTCTCACATGTGCTTGGAGTGCGGGATGACCTTAGCTAATAGCAAGAGCTTCAGACAGCATCAGATTGTCCACACCAGAAAAACCCTTGCCAGTGGTCAGACTGCGGCAAAAGGTTCACTCGCTCCAGAGCTCCGGGAAGACACCAGCGAATACACGTTGCCGTGA
- the znfl2a gene encoding zinc finger-like gene 2a — MSENTCDEEPFRANHDSAEEQRDLTEEQEANEEDFTHGEESSRSRERAPRSRGKKRSGFVCRQCGKTLTSKGSLTGHMRMHSGEKPFTCQHCGKSFTYKTSLKIHANVHSEVKPFTCQHCGKGYISKKGLTEHMTMHTGEKPYACPECGKTFSRRFYMYSHKRCHSSERPFVCSQCGKSFKGAAGLKTHEVVHSVLKPYHCAQCDRSYSQSVSLRRHLKSFIHNKYRPLEKFMLQSVPPWTNASH; from the exons ATGAGCGAAAACACGTGTGATGAAGAACCATTCAGAGCGAATCATGACAGCGCCGAGGAACAAAGAG ATCTGACGGAAGAACAAGAAGCCAATGAAGAGGATTTCACTCATGGAGAAGAATCTTCACGTTCCCGTGAACGAGCTCCAAGATCTAGAGGCAAGAAGCGTTCGGGCTTCGTCTGCCGTCAGTGTGGGAAGACCTTGACATCTAAAGGAAGCCTCACAGGTCACATGAGAATGCACAGCGGAGAGAAACCTTTCACCTGCCAGCACTGCGGAAAGAGCTTCACCTATAAAACCAGCTTAAAGATACACGCCAACGTTCACTCGGAGGTGAAGCCGTTCACCTGCCAGCACTGCGGAAAGGGCTACATATCTAAAAAGGGCCTGACGGAACACATGACCATGCACACGGGAGAAAAACCTTACGCGTGTCCAGAGTGTGGGAAGACTTTCAGCCGCAGGTTTTACATGTACAGTCACAAGAGATGTCACTCCAGCGAGAGGCCGTTCGTCTgttctcagtgtggaaagagtttcaaagGGGCCGCCGGTCTGAAGACCCACGAGGTTGTGCACAGCGTCCTGAAGCCGTATCACTGCGCTCAGTGTGACAGGAGCTACAGCCAATCCGTTTCTTTACGGAGACATTTAAAGTCATTCATCCATAATAAATACAGACCGCTGGAAAAATTCATGCTGCAGAGCGTCCCGCCATGGACCAATGCTTCCCATTAA